A window of Blastocatellia bacterium contains these coding sequences:
- a CDS encoding topoisomerase DNA-binding C4 zinc finger domain-containing protein: MWQRNGIKKGRWGQFYACTGYPDCKNTRKIASGAVEKKPDIPLDALCPKCSKNLVLKQGRYGEFTACSNYPECKYIKQETTGVNCPAVGCSGEILVRKSRKGRIFYGCNRYPECKNVYWDKPLSNSCPKCIATVLFEKITKKEGQIIYCATKDCGYRQIINSPESLASIQDVSDKKTGSQIQKAS, translated from the coding sequence ATGTGGCAAAGAAATGGCATTAAAAAAGGACGTTGGGGACAATTTTACGCTTGTACAGGATATCCTGATTGTAAAAACACCCGTAAAATTGCTAGTGGTGCTGTAGAGAAAAAGCCAGATATTCCACTAGATGCACTTTGTCCAAAATGTAGTAAGAATCTTGTATTAAAACAAGGTCGTTATGGTGAATTTACAGCTTGCTCTAACTATCCAGAATGTAAATATATTAAACAAGAAACTACAGGTGTTAATTGTCCTGCTGTTGGATGTAGCGGTGAAATTTTGGTTAGAAAATCCAGAAAAGGACGTATCTTCTACGGCTGTAACCGCTATCCAGAATGTAAAAATGTTTACTGGGATAAACCTTTAAGTAATAGTTGTCCAAAATGTATTGCTACAGTTTTATTTGAGAAAATAACTAAAAAAGAAGGCCAAATAATTTATTGTGCTACTAAAGATTGTGGTTATCGTCAAATAATTAACTCGCCAGAGTCGCTAGCTTCTATCCAAGATGTTAGTGATAAAAAGACAGGTTCACAAATCCAGAAAGCTAGCTAA